One Halolamina litorea genomic window carries:
- a CDS encoding 23S rRNA (uridine(2552)-2'-O)-methyltransferase, whose amino-acid sequence MARKDDYYNRAKQQGYRARSAYKLKQLDDSANLFTEGDTVVDLGAAPGGWLQVAAEKVGPRGKVVGVDLQRIDDLEPHQVTTMRGDMTEERTRDRLRRELNAEEGEGIVDTVISDMAPNMTGEYELDHARSVHLARIAFETAQQYLKPGGDFVAKVFQGRDLDDLREEMGESFQYVRTITPPASRDASSEVYLVGKGYTTAPVSEGETLTVDIVDTGDEGDGIAKVDEFTVFVGGADEGETVEVSITDVKPNFAFAERLD is encoded by the coding sequence ATGGCCCGGAAGGACGACTACTACAACAGAGCCAAACAGCAGGGCTACCGCGCGCGGTCGGCCTACAAGCTGAAACAGCTCGACGACAGCGCGAACCTCTTTACCGAGGGTGACACCGTCGTCGACCTCGGGGCCGCCCCCGGCGGGTGGCTTCAGGTCGCCGCCGAGAAAGTCGGCCCGCGGGGGAAGGTCGTCGGCGTCGACCTCCAGCGCATCGACGACCTCGAACCCCACCAGGTGACGACGATGCGTGGGGACATGACCGAGGAGCGGACCCGTGACCGCCTCCGACGAGAACTCAACGCCGAGGAGGGCGAGGGAATCGTCGACACCGTCATCTCGGACATGGCGCCGAACATGACCGGCGAGTACGAACTGGACCACGCCCGCTCGGTCCACCTCGCCCGGATCGCCTTCGAGACGGCCCAACAGTACCTCAAGCCCGGCGGCGACTTCGTCGCCAAGGTGTTCCAGGGCCGGGACCTCGACGACCTGCGCGAGGAGATGGGCGAGTCGTTCCAGTACGTCCGGACGATCACCCCGCCCGCCTCGCGTGACGCGTCGAGCGAGGTCTATCTGGTCGGGAAGGGGTACACCACCGCTCCCGTCTCGGAGGGAGAGACGCTCACCGTGGATATCGTCGACACCGGCGACGAGGGCGACGGGATCGCCAAAGTCGATGAGTTCACGGTCTTCGTCGGCGGCGCCGACGAGGGCGAGACGGTCGAGGTCTCGATCACCGACGTGAAGCCGAACTTCGCGTTCGCCGAGCGCCTCGACTAA
- a CDS encoding phosphatidate cytidylyltransferase gives MDEQRVGTLLYAGAAALLAIVGVVFAVRPGGPAPWAYALVALGIVFLGLSSSPRVREHDAYNALGAATATGVCVVAYLRSGVLFVGILVVFSTIGTLVELYNWRAGTTYLRL, from the coding sequence ATGGACGAACAGCGAGTCGGCACGCTCCTCTACGCCGGCGCCGCGGCCCTACTCGCGATCGTCGGCGTCGTCTTCGCCGTCCGCCCGGGCGGGCCCGCGCCGTGGGCATACGCGCTCGTGGCGCTCGGGATCGTCTTCCTCGGGCTGAGTTCGTCACCGCGAGTGCGGGAGCACGACGCCTACAACGCCCTCGGCGCCGCGACGGCGACGGGCGTCTGTGTCGTCGCCTACCTCCGGAGCGGCGTGCTGTTCGTCGGGATTCTCGTCGTTTTTAGCACTATCGGCACGCTCGTCGAACTGTACAACTGGCGCGCCGGGACGACGTACCTGCGGCTGTAG
- a CDS encoding queuosine precursor transporter codes for MSAERRALPVDRLLLVALFVTALVTAQLTAAKLLSFSLPFSIPIAGSALTLPGAALAYAVTYFASDCYAELYGKQAARELVNVAFLMNFVVLALVWSTIAAPAADPEFASTFSSVLGSATNIVAASLLAYVASQNWDVIAFHRLKEYTDGEKLWLRNIGSTASSQLIDTVIFVGVAFWVLPNLGIGAGMELPLVGGGPVPSVAALIVGQYVLKLAIALIDTPFVYAVVRAVRNREGDRRLFTA; via the coding sequence GTGAGCGCCGAGCGCCGCGCGCTTCCCGTCGACCGCCTGCTACTCGTCGCGCTGTTCGTCACGGCGCTGGTGACCGCCCAGTTGACCGCCGCGAAACTGCTCAGCTTCTCGCTGCCGTTCTCGATCCCGATCGCCGGCAGCGCGCTCACGCTTCCCGGCGCCGCGCTCGCGTACGCAGTGACCTACTTCGCCTCCGACTGCTACGCCGAACTGTACGGCAAGCAGGCCGCCCGCGAACTGGTGAACGTCGCGTTCCTGATGAACTTCGTCGTGCTGGCGCTCGTCTGGAGCACCATCGCCGCCCCCGCGGCGGACCCCGAGTTCGCGAGCACGTTCTCGTCGGTGCTGGGTTCGGCGACGAACATCGTCGCCGCCAGCCTGCTGGCCTACGTCGCCAGCCAGAACTGGGACGTGATCGCGTTCCACCGACTGAAGGAGTACACCGACGGCGAGAAGCTCTGGCTGCGCAACATCGGCTCGACCGCCAGCAGCCAGCTGATCGACACCGTGATCTTCGTCGGCGTCGCGTTCTGGGTGCTGCCGAACCTCGGCATCGGCGCCGGGATGGAGCTCCCCCTCGTGGGTGGTGGGCCCGTCCCCAGCGTCGCCGCGCTGATCGTCGGCCAGTACGTGCTGAAGCTGGCCATCGCGCTGATCGACACGCCCTTCGTCTACGCGGTGGTCCGGGCGGTCCGGAACCGCGAGGGCGACCGGCGGCTGTTCACGGCGTAA
- a CDS encoding ribbon-helix-helix domain-containing protein: MSKVSVEIPDELLADLDEHVGDDAKFVNRSDAIRASIRKTLDQLDEIDERQGRLEEDA, from the coding sequence ATGAGCAAGGTATCCGTCGAAATCCCCGACGAACTGCTCGCGGACCTGGACGAGCACGTCGGCGACGACGCGAAGTTCGTGAACCGCAGCGACGCCATCCGGGCGTCGATCCGCAAGACGCTCGACCAACTCGACGAGATCGACGAGCGACAGGGGCGACTCGAGGAGGACGCGTGA
- the tatC gene encoding twin-arginine translocase subunit TatC, with protein sequence MSSALDDDTQRAIAEGRETAGAMLRSAQKDLQKVFIVFLIGFLGAFYALRGGIWDWLKGVTTARMPDELASQFDIIAQTPFDVILLQAKISLVVGIVVAAPVLLYFSRDALKERGRWPEVPIPMWKVVPIVFLSFLLFMGGMAYGYLLFFPIMFNFLAGNALAAGFAPYWSIVLWTQFVVLLTVSFGLAAQMPLAITGLSYTGVVPYEQFRDKWRYAVVAIFVFGAVFSPPDPFTQIMWAVPLLVLYAFSLYLAKFAVTMKRGSERLTLGGLVGGNWNTLAALVVAGVAVAWLFENAGGRSGADAALEAIGSSYRAPVLSELTSLSATANVVLAGLVIGLLFAVVGLLTFAYRELDESVAPDAETGDPTGIDLDELDEAGVRAAPIQAFEAMSEPEALEAAQNAIDEGHHAKAQAILDRHDEAHEPDPDAPEPPTYESDPLFTPVNPVAAISRGRGWIDWGQRVREQGGPLAALGVLVLAVSYAVFGYPGEVNSLLSQVGFSVAVPDYGLSSAVAAGAAAGIALGLVAVLVTIYALLASYFAGTDPTAVNVGELTTEELERAPPATFAALEEPAANFYANRALEAGDDARARLIFERYDDAVEQAEAESEEKREPGSMGDRTQRAGSTFLSEFAEDTDEDDIGGYYKDIQFILGSLTSGLFYIVGTFMVVMAGSFFWLYTGGIKDVYADFLSRVPGEVLQPGQTAAEASKVIALHPVEALVFEVKFSALLGVAATLPLIAYFAWPALRDLGFVRGRRQVIFGWVGLLTAGLLGGMVFGYFEVAPRVISFLVTDALDANMTISYRITDFFWLIFFTTAGIGLLADVPVLMVLLNTAGVSYTAMRSRWREVMIGMLLAASLLTPADILTMFMVTIPLMAAYGVGIGVLYVLTLGGRRNLRKPTIGPKGLEKQ encoded by the coding sequence ATGTCCAGCGCGCTCGACGACGATACCCAGCGCGCCATCGCCGAGGGCCGGGAGACGGCCGGGGCGATGCTCCGCTCCGCACAGAAGGACCTCCAGAAGGTCTTCATCGTCTTCTTGATCGGCTTCCTGGGTGCTTTCTACGCCCTCCGTGGCGGGATCTGGGATTGGCTCAAGGGCGTCACCACCGCGCGGATGCCCGACGAGCTGGCCTCACAGTTCGACATCATCGCCCAGACGCCCTTCGACGTGATCCTGCTACAGGCGAAGATCTCGCTCGTCGTCGGGATCGTCGTCGCCGCGCCCGTGTTGCTGTACTTCTCCCGTGACGCGCTCAAGGAGCGCGGGCGCTGGCCGGAGGTCCCGATCCCGATGTGGAAGGTCGTTCCCATCGTCTTCCTCTCGTTTCTCCTGTTCATGGGCGGGATGGCCTACGGCTATCTCCTCTTCTTCCCGATCATGTTCAACTTCCTCGCCGGCAACGCGCTGGCGGCGGGGTTCGCGCCGTACTGGTCGATCGTCCTCTGGACCCAGTTCGTCGTCCTGCTGACGGTCTCCTTCGGACTGGCGGCCCAGATGCCGCTAGCGATCACCGGGCTCTCCTACACCGGGGTCGTCCCCTACGAACAGTTCCGTGACAAGTGGCGCTACGCCGTCGTCGCCATCTTCGTCTTCGGCGCCGTCTTCTCGCCGCCGGACCCGTTCACCCAGATCATGTGGGCGGTGCCGCTGCTGGTGCTCTACGCGTTCAGCCTCTACCTCGCGAAGTTCGCGGTCACGATGAAGCGCGGCAGCGAACGCCTGACGCTCGGCGGCCTCGTCGGCGGCAACTGGAACACCCTCGCCGCGCTCGTCGTCGCCGGCGTCGCCGTCGCGTGGCTGTTCGAGAACGCCGGCGGGCGAAGCGGCGCCGACGCCGCGCTGGAAGCGATCGGCAGCAGCTACCGCGCGCCGGTCCTCTCGGAGCTGACCTCGCTCTCAGCGACCGCGAACGTGGTTCTCGCGGGACTCGTGATCGGCCTGCTGTTCGCCGTCGTCGGCCTGCTGACGTTCGCCTACCGCGAACTCGACGAGTCGGTCGCCCCCGACGCCGAGACGGGCGACCCGACCGGGATCGACCTCGACGAACTCGACGAGGCCGGCGTTCGTGCGGCGCCGATCCAGGCGTTCGAGGCCATGAGCGAACCCGAGGCGCTCGAAGCCGCACAGAACGCCATCGACGAGGGCCACCACGCGAAGGCCCAAGCGATCCTCGACCGGCACGACGAGGCTCACGAACCAGACCCCGACGCCCCCGAACCACCGACGTACGAGTCCGACCCGCTGTTCACGCCCGTCAACCCTGTCGCCGCGATCAGCCGCGGCCGGGGCTGGATCGACTGGGGCCAGCGCGTCCGCGAACAGGGCGGCCCGCTCGCGGCGCTCGGCGTGCTCGTCCTCGCCGTGAGCTACGCCGTCTTCGGCTACCCGGGGGAGGTCAACAGCCTCCTCTCGCAGGTCGGCTTCAGCGTCGCCGTGCCCGATTACGGGCTCTCCTCGGCCGTCGCCGCCGGCGCCGCCGCCGGGATCGCGCTCGGCCTCGTCGCCGTCCTCGTTACGATCTACGCGCTGCTCGCGAGCTACTTCGCGGGGACTGACCCGACCGCGGTCAACGTCGGCGAGCTCACGACCGAGGAGCTCGAACGCGCGCCGCCGGCGACGTTCGCGGCGCTGGAGGAGCCCGCGGCGAACTTCTACGCCAACCGTGCGCTCGAAGCCGGCGACGACGCCCGGGCGCGGCTGATCTTCGAGCGCTACGACGACGCCGTCGAGCAGGCCGAAGCCGAGAGCGAGGAGAAGCGCGAGCCCGGAAGCATGGGTGACCGGACCCAGCGCGCCGGCAGCACGTTCCTCAGCGAGTTCGCCGAGGACACCGACGAGGACGACATCGGCGGCTACTACAAGGACATCCAGTTCATCCTCGGCTCGCTGACCTCGGGGCTGTTCTACATCGTCGGCACGTTCATGGTCGTGATGGCGGGGTCGTTCTTCTGGCTCTACACCGGCGGGATCAAGGACGTCTACGCCGACTTCCTCTCCCGCGTGCCGGGGGAGGTGCTGCAGCCGGGCCAGACCGCCGCGGAGGCGTCGAAGGTCATCGCGCTCCACCCCGTCGAGGCGCTGGTGTTCGAGGTGAAGTTCTCGGCGCTGTTGGGTGTCGCTGCCACGCTGCCGCTGATCGCGTACTTCGCGTGGCCAGCACTGCGTGACCTCGGGTTCGTCCGCGGTCGCCGACAGGTCATCTTCGGCTGGGTCGGTCTGCTGACCGCCGGCCTGCTCGGCGGGATGGTGTTCGGCTACTTCGAGGTCGCGCCGCGCGTGATCTCCTTCCTCGTGACCGACGCGCTGGACGCGAACATGACCATCAGCTACCGGATCACCGACTTCTTCTGGCTGATCTTCTTCACCACGGCCGGGATCGGCCTGCTCGCCGACGTGCCGGTGTTGATGGTGCTGTTGAACACGGCCGGCGTCTCCTACACGGCGATGCGGAGCCGCTGGCGCGAGGTGATGATCGGGATGCTGCTCGCCGCCTCGCTGCTCACGCCGGCGGACATCCTCACGATGTTCATGGTCACGATCCCGCTGATGGCGGCCTACGGCGTCGGGATCGGCGTGCTCTACGTGCTGACGCTCGGCGGGCGGCGGAACCTCCGGAAGCCCACGATCGGTCCCAAGGGCCTCGAGAAGCAGTAG
- a CDS encoding twin-arginine translocase subunit TatC encodes MAEEPEDDGGREPSGSPPTGSDEERTESESDAEPELTDPEGPGPHDNDPESDGSTDGPDPSENGDAPDEDIDSDDIIDDDADQPPASTDVEGLGNDTDADDDASTTDVDGDEDDEGYMFEDYDPNAAPDGDIATTDPSANGASDDDDLSEGLLGSGPDSDQEMPLAAHIEEMMTRLAVVFAVGGAVALTLLGLGQLFEPVPTSVELIDILWNNAIPGAPEIAGRRPRLYSPLELILTELKVTALAGLLVALPVFVYETYLFMRPGLYPQERRYYLSAIPTSLILGTVGMAFSHFVIIPAIMRYFTLYTDENVATVAYGLSDTFSLILVLMGYMAVIFQIPLFIMLAIMMGIVTRTWLEDKRLLFWGGFLTIAFLVNPDPTGMTPFIIAATMIVLYEGTLALLRWTGN; translated from the coding sequence ATGGCCGAGGAACCGGAGGACGATGGGGGCCGTGAGCCGTCCGGCTCGCCGCCGACCGGTTCCGACGAGGAACGAACCGAGTCAGAGTCGGACGCCGAACCAGAACTGACTGACCCGGAAGGTCCGGGACCACACGACAACGACCCGGAAAGCGACGGGTCGACCGACGGACCCGACCCGAGCGAGAACGGCGACGCCCCCGACGAGGACATCGACAGCGACGACATCATCGACGACGATGCCGATCAGCCGCCCGCGTCCACGGACGTCGAGGGGCTGGGTAACGATACTGACGCTGACGACGACGCGTCGACGACGGATGTGGATGGGGACGAAGACGACGAGGGGTACATGTTCGAGGACTACGACCCCAACGCCGCCCCGGACGGCGACATCGCCACGACAGATCCCTCGGCAAACGGCGCGTCGGACGACGACGACCTCAGCGAGGGACTGCTCGGTAGTGGCCCCGATTCGGACCAAGAGATGCCGCTGGCGGCCCACATCGAGGAGATGATGACCCGCCTCGCGGTCGTCTTCGCCGTCGGCGGCGCCGTCGCGCTGACGCTGCTGGGGTTGGGCCAACTGTTCGAACCCGTTCCGACCTCCGTGGAGCTGATCGACATCCTCTGGAACAACGCGATCCCGGGCGCCCCCGAGATCGCGGGGCGCCGCCCGCGGCTCTACAGCCCGCTCGAACTCATCCTGACCGAACTCAAGGTGACCGCACTGGCTGGGCTGCTTGTCGCGCTCCCGGTGTTCGTCTACGAGACGTACCTGTTCATGCGGCCGGGGCTCTACCCCCAGGAACGCCGCTACTACCTCTCGGCGATCCCGACGAGCCTGATCCTCGGCACCGTCGGGATGGCGTTCTCGCACTTCGTGATCATCCCGGCGATCATGCGGTACTTCACCCTCTACACCGACGAGAACGTCGCCACCGTGGCGTACGGGCTCTCGGACACCTTCTCACTGATCCTCGTCCTGATGGGCTACATGGCGGTGATCTTCCAGATCCCGCTGTTCATCATGCTCGCGATCATGATGGGGATCGTCACCCGGACGTGGCTGGAGGACAAGCGCCTGCTCTTCTGGGGTGGCTTCCTCACCATCGCGTTCCTCGTCAACCCGGACCCGACTGGGATGACCCCCTTCATCATCGCGGCGACGATGATCGTCCTCTACGAGGGGACGCTGGCGTTGCTGCGCTGGACGGGGAACTGA
- the lonB gene encoding ATP-dependent protease LonB encodes MSNETDDTDVPDEGEEDPFPLNGDTPQGDPGEQPDRPAEQRHREEEEEAPSIDDLGSDVEFDAEIADDEEIDQDDLLGGLRIDSTSEIEVPERLVDQVIGQEHARDVVMKAAKQRRHVMMIGSPGTGKSMLAKAMAELLPQEDLQDVLVYHNPDDGNEPKVRTVPAGKGEQIIDAHKEEAQKRDQLRSLLMWIVIAVVAGYAILAMGNPIIAVIAAVLIYIGFQYISRGSDAMIPNLLVNNADTKTAPFEDATGAHAGALLGDVRHDPFQSGGMETPSHDRVEAGAIHKANKGVLFIDEINTLDVRSQQHLMTAIQEGEFGITGQSERSSGAMVQTEPVPTDFVMVAAGNMDAMENMHPALRNRIRGYGYEVYMDDTIRDTPEMRRKYARFVAQEVENDGRLPHFTEEAVEEVILEARRRAGRKDHLTLELRSLGGLVRVAGDVARGQGAEATTREHVMEAKGRSRSIEQQLADDYIERRKDYELQVSEGFQVGRVNGLAVMGQDSGIMLPVMAEITPSQGMGGQVIATGQLKEMAEESVQNVSAIIKKYTDQKISDKDIHIQFVQAGQQGVDGDSASITVATAVISALEDIGVDQSLAMTGSLSVRGDVLPVGGVTHKIEAAAKSGCDRVIIPQANEQDVMIEEEYEEMIEIIPVSHISEVLEVALEGEGGKDSLVSRLKTITGSALKESSEVTTPTGGSDPTPQ; translated from the coding sequence ATGAGCAACGAAACGGACGATACCGACGTGCCCGACGAGGGGGAGGAAGATCCCTTCCCGTTGAACGGTGATACCCCCCAGGGCGACCCCGGAGAACAGCCCGACCGGCCCGCGGAGCAACGGCACCGCGAGGAGGAGGAGGAGGCCCCCAGCATCGACGACCTCGGGAGCGACGTCGAGTTCGACGCCGAGATCGCCGACGACGAGGAGATCGATCAGGACGACCTCCTCGGCGGGCTCCGCATCGACTCCACCTCCGAGATCGAGGTGCCCGAGCGGCTGGTCGACCAAGTGATCGGGCAGGAACACGCCCGTGACGTGGTAATGAAGGCGGCCAAGCAGCGCCGACACGTGATGATGATCGGCTCCCCCGGGACGGGGAAGTCGATGCTCGCGAAGGCGATGGCCGAACTCCTCCCTCAGGAGGACCTCCAAGACGTACTGGTTTACCACAACCCGGACGACGGCAACGAGCCGAAGGTCCGGACGGTGCCTGCGGGCAAGGGCGAACAGATCATCGACGCCCACAAGGAGGAGGCCCAGAAGCGCGATCAGCTTCGCAGCCTCCTCATGTGGATCGTCATCGCCGTCGTCGCCGGCTACGCGATCCTCGCGATGGGGAACCCCATCATCGCCGTCATCGCGGCGGTGCTGATCTACATCGGGTTCCAGTACATCTCGCGTGGCAGCGACGCGATGATCCCGAACCTGCTGGTCAACAACGCCGACACCAAGACGGCGCCGTTCGAGGACGCCACGGGCGCCCACGCCGGTGCCCTGCTGGGCGACGTCCGCCACGACCCGTTCCAGTCCGGCGGGATGGAGACGCCGAGCCACGACCGTGTCGAGGCCGGCGCCATCCACAAAGCCAACAAGGGCGTGCTGTTCATCGACGAGATCAACACGCTCGACGTTCGCTCCCAGCAGCACCTCATGACCGCGATTCAGGAGGGCGAGTTCGGGATCACGGGCCAGTCCGAGCGCTCCTCGGGTGCGATGGTCCAGACCGAACCGGTCCCCACCGACTTCGTCATGGTCGCGGCCGGGAACATGGACGCGATGGAGAACATGCACCCCGCGCTCCGGAACCGTATCCGCGGCTACGGGTACGAGGTGTACATGGACGACACCATCCGCGACACGCCCGAGATGCGCCGCAAGTACGCGCGCTTCGTGGCCCAGGAGGTCGAGAACGACGGTCGCCTCCCCCACTTCACGGAGGAGGCAGTCGAGGAGGTCATCCTCGAAGCCCGGCGCCGTGCCGGCCGGAAGGACCACCTCACGCTCGAACTCCGTTCGCTGGGTGGACTCGTCCGCGTCGCGGGCGACGTCGCCCGCGGGCAGGGCGCCGAGGCCACCACGCGCGAACACGTGATGGAGGCCAAGGGCCGCAGCCGCTCGATCGAGCAGCAGCTCGCCGACGACTACATCGAGCGCCGCAAGGACTACGAACTGCAGGTCTCGGAAGGGTTCCAGGTCGGCCGGGTCAACGGGCTCGCCGTCATGGGTCAGGACTCGGGGATCATGCTCCCGGTCATGGCCGAGATCACCCCCTCCCAAGGGATGGGCGGGCAGGTGATCGCCACCGGACAGCTCAAGGAGATGGCCGAGGAGTCCGTACAGAACGTCTCGGCGATCATCAAGAAGTACACCGACCAGAAGATATCGGACAAGGACATCCACATCCAGTTCGTCCAGGCCGGCCAGCAGGGCGTCGACGGCGACTCGGCGTCGATCACGGTGGCGACGGCGGTGATCTCCGCGCTGGAGGACATCGGCGTCGACCAGAGCCTGGCGATGACGGGGTCGCTCTCGGTGCGGGGCGACGTGCTCCCCGTGGGAGGGGTTACCCACAAGATCGAGGCGGCCGCGAAGTCGGGCTGTGACCGCGTGATCATCCCGCAGGCCAACGAGCAGGACGTGATGATCGAGGAGGAGTACGAGGAGATGATCGAGATCATTCCGGTCTCACACATCTCGGAAGTGCTCGAGGTGGCCCTGGAGGGCGAGGGCGGGAAGGACTCGCTCGTCAGCCGCCTCAAGACCATCACCGGCTCCGCGCTCAAGGAGAGTTCGGAGGTCACCACCCCGACGGGCGGCTCGGACCCGACGCCGCAGTAA
- a CDS encoding nicotinamide-nucleotide adenylyltransferase, giving the protein MRGFYIGRFQPYHDGHHRMVTEIAEEVDELVVGIGSAGDSHTTRNPFTAGERVMMVTKALKTLDIPTYVVPIEDLERNAVWVGHVQSMTPHFDVAYSNNPLVVRLFREAGVDVRQSPMFQRDVLEGTEIRDRLVNGGDWASLVPDPVADTIREVDGVDRIRQVSETDSNSN; this is encoded by the coding sequence ATGCGGGGGTTCTACATCGGACGCTTCCAGCCGTACCACGACGGCCACCACCGAATGGTGACTGAAATCGCCGAGGAAGTCGACGAACTCGTGGTCGGTATCGGCTCGGCCGGCGACTCACACACAACCCGGAACCCCTTCACCGCCGGCGAGCGGGTGATGATGGTCACGAAGGCGCTGAAGACCCTCGACATCCCCACCTACGTCGTCCCGATTGAGGACCTCGAACGCAACGCCGTCTGGGTCGGGCACGTCCAGTCGATGACGCCCCACTTCGACGTCGCCTACTCCAACAACCCTCTCGTCGTCCGGCTGTTCCGGGAGGCCGGCGTCGACGTCCGGCAGTCGCCGATGTTCCAGCGCGACGTACTCGAGGGGACCGAGATCCGTGACCGACTCGTCAACGGCGGCGACTGGGCGTCGCTGGTCCCCGACCCCGTCGCCGACACCATCCGCGAGGTCGACGGCGTTGACCGGATCCGGCAGGTCTCCGAGACCGACTCGAACTCGAACTGA
- a CDS encoding trimeric intracellular cation channel family protein, with protein sequence MVEAGAAFAVMNAVGLVAFAAVGALKGSDAGLDLFGVAVLGFLTALGGGTVRDLLVGRVPTSLQSNVEVLFAAAGIVLAVVLAQRVQGDLMESPAVLLPDAIGLAAFAATGAAVGTEAGLSPFGIVVTATLTGVGGGSLSDLLLARVPAVLREDFYATPAVAGGAVAPPATAVGLPLGATTLLAAGVVLALRLGALRYGWRLPTV encoded by the coding sequence ATGGTCGAAGCCGGCGCCGCCTTCGCTGTCATGAACGCGGTCGGTCTCGTCGCGTTCGCCGCCGTCGGCGCGCTGAAGGGTAGCGACGCCGGCCTCGACCTCTTCGGCGTCGCCGTGCTCGGCTTCCTCACGGCGCTCGGCGGCGGCACCGTCCGGGACCTCCTCGTCGGGCGCGTCCCGACCTCGCTCCAGTCGAACGTCGAGGTGCTGTTCGCCGCCGCCGGGATCGTGCTCGCGGTCGTGCTTGCTCAGCGCGTCCAGGGCGACCTGATGGAGAGCCCCGCGGTGCTCCTGCCGGACGCCATCGGACTCGCGGCGTTCGCTGCCACCGGCGCCGCGGTCGGGACCGAGGCGGGCCTCTCGCCGTTCGGAATCGTCGTCACGGCGACGCTCACGGGCGTCGGCGGCGGCAGTCTCTCGGACCTGCTGCTCGCCCGCGTGCCGGCAGTTCTGCGCGAGGACTTCTACGCGACGCCGGCCGTCGCCGGCGGCGCCGTCGCCCCCCCGGCCACCGCCGTTGGACTCCCGCTGGGGGCGACGACGCTCCTCGCCGCCGGGGTCGTGCTCGCGCTCCGCCTCGGCGCGCTGCGCTACGGCTGGCGGCTGCCGACAGTCTGA
- a CDS encoding APC family permease has protein sequence MGETLGLRSAVSMALGGMIGGGIYAVLGIVVSAAGPAAWLAFLLAGVVALCAGYAYVGLNRRVGHPGGAVVFVQEYLDSSTVAGMVGWTLLVGYLGSMAMYAFAFGSYFVDLTGLGLAAALPVVGSVSIARPVASLAIVGAFVALNVVGVRETGFVEDLLVAAKIGVLGVFALVGLRYGWQQESLTLGLGGVAGMGAVTAAASSFVAFQGWQLLFYDQDSMENPRKTLPRAVYVAVPVAVVIYIAVALVTVALVPELVKQHPETALTVAAGEFLGPLGRAVIGASALVSTASAINATLFSSSLLTQRLVTDDLLPPRIGAPDGGVDGAPPTSAVLALGGITGAFAVLGSLQGITAFASLSFIVVFGGACALALGHADELDRSRLPPAVGLVGCSAFLPLVFLRLFREEPATFRTVVIVAALVVGVEVLYFRRPGLYKRVRESLTR, from the coding sequence ATGGGTGAAACGCTCGGTCTCCGGAGTGCCGTCTCGATGGCGCTGGGCGGGATGATCGGCGGCGGCATCTACGCCGTGCTCGGCATCGTCGTGAGCGCGGCCGGCCCGGCGGCGTGGCTCGCGTTCCTCCTCGCCGGCGTCGTCGCGCTCTGTGCGGGCTACGCCTACGTGGGGCTGAACCGCCGCGTCGGCCACCCCGGCGGCGCCGTCGTCTTCGTGCAGGAGTACCTCGACTCGTCGACGGTCGCCGGGATGGTGGGCTGGACGCTGCTGGTCGGCTACCTCGGCTCGATGGCGATGTACGCCTTCGCGTTCGGGAGCTACTTCGTCGATCTGACCGGGCTCGGGCTGGCGGCGGCGCTCCCGGTCGTCGGGTCGGTGTCGATAGCTCGCCCCGTGGCCTCGCTGGCCATCGTCGGCGCGTTCGTCGCGCTGAACGTCGTCGGCGTCCGCGAGACGGGGTTCGTCGAGGACCTGCTGGTCGCCGCGAAGATCGGGGTACTCGGCGTGTTCGCGCTCGTCGGACTGCGCTACGGCTGGCAGCAGGAGAGCCTGACGCTCGGGCTGGGCGGCGTGGCCGGCATGGGTGCGGTGACGGCCGCCGCGTCGTCGTTCGTCGCGTTTCAGGGCTGGCAGCTGCTGTTCTACGATCAGGACTCGATGGAGAACCCTCGGAAGACGCTCCCCCGAGCGGTCTACGTCGCGGTCCCGGTCGCCGTCGTGATCTACATCGCCGTCGCGCTGGTGACGGTGGCGCTCGTTCCCGAGTTAGTGAAGCAACACCCCGAAACGGCGCTGACCGTCGCCGCCGGGGAGTTCCTCGGCCCGCTGGGGCGGGCGGTGATCGGCGCCTCGGCGCTGGTCTCGACCGCGTCGGCGATCAACGCCACGCTGTTCTCGTCGTCGCTGCTGACCCAGCGGCTCGTGACGGACGACCTCCTGCCGCCCCGAATCGGCGCACCCGACGGTGGCGTCGACGGCGCGCCGCCGACCTCGGCCGTTCTCGCGCTGGGAGGGATCACGGGCGCCTTCGCCGTGCTCGGGAGCTTACAGGGGATCACCGCCTTCGCGTCGCTCTCGTTCATCGTCGTCTTCGGCGGGGCCTGCGCGCTCGCGCTGGGCCACGCCGACGAACTCGACCGGTCGCGGCTCCCGCCGGCCGTGGGGCTGGTAGGCTGTAGCGCCTTCCTCCCGCTGGTCTTCCTCCGACTGTTCAGGGAGGAGCCGGCGACGTTCCGAACGGTGGTGATCGTCGCCGCCCTCGTCGTCGGCGTGGAGGTGCTCTACTTCCGACGGCCGGGGCTGTACAAACGCGTTCGGGAAAGCCTGACTCGCTGA